From a single Serratia surfactantfaciens genomic region:
- the cmoB gene encoding tRNA 5-methoxyuridine(34)/uridine 5-oxyacetic acid(34) synthase CmoB gives MIEFGDFYQHIAKSPLSHWLDTLPAQLSAWQRESLHGKFKQWFNSVEHLPTLTPTRLDLLHGVRAEMEPGLSPGQLEGIEKMLRTLMPWRKGPFSLYGIDIDTEWHSDWKWDRVLPHISPLAGRTILDVGCGSGYHLWRMIGAGAHFAVGIDPMQLFLCQFEAVRKLLGGDQRAHLLPLGIEQLPELAAFDTVFSMGVLYHRRSPLDHLYQLKNQLVSEGELVLETLVVEGDRHQVLVPGDRYAQMRNVYFIPSAEALKCWLEKCGFVDVKIADMCVTSLEEQRRTDWMTSESLAEFLDPNDRSKTVEGYPAPLRAVLTAKKP, from the coding sequence ATGATCGAGTTTGGTGACTTCTATCAGCATATCGCCAAGAGCCCCCTCAGCCACTGGCTGGATACGCTGCCCGCGCAGCTCAGCGCCTGGCAGCGGGAATCGCTGCACGGCAAATTCAAACAGTGGTTCAACTCGGTCGAGCACTTGCCGACGCTGACCCCAACCCGCCTCGATCTACTGCACGGCGTGCGCGCCGAGATGGAACCGGGGCTGTCGCCGGGCCAGCTCGAAGGTATCGAGAAAATGCTGCGCACCCTGATGCCATGGCGCAAAGGCCCCTTCTCTCTGTATGGCATCGATATAGATACCGAATGGCATTCCGACTGGAAATGGGATCGCGTGCTGCCGCACATCTCCCCGTTGGCCGGCCGTACTATTCTCGACGTCGGCTGCGGTAGCGGTTATCACCTGTGGCGCATGATCGGCGCCGGCGCACACTTTGCCGTAGGCATCGATCCGATGCAGCTGTTCCTGTGCCAATTTGAAGCGGTGCGCAAACTGTTGGGCGGCGATCAGCGCGCCCACCTGCTGCCGCTCGGCATCGAGCAGTTGCCGGAACTGGCGGCGTTCGACACCGTGTTCTCGATGGGCGTGCTGTATCATCGCCGCTCGCCGCTCGATCACCTGTACCAACTGAAAAATCAGCTGGTCTCCGAGGGGGAACTGGTGCTGGAAACGCTGGTGGTGGAAGGCGATCGCCACCAGGTGCTGGTGCCGGGCGACCGTTATGCGCAGATGCGCAACGTGTATTTCATTCCTTCCGCCGAAGCGCTGAAATGCTGGCTGGAGAAATGCGGCTTCGTCGACGTGAAAATCGCCGATATGTGCGTCACCAGCCTCGAAGAACAGCGCCGTACAGACTGGATGACCAGCGAGTCGCTGGCTGAATTCCTCGACCCGAACGACCGCAGCAAAACGGTTGAAGGCTATCCGGCGCCGCTGCGCGCCGTGTTGACCGCCAAAAAGCCCTAG
- a CDS encoding FKBP-type peptidyl-prolyl cis-trans isomerase N-terminal domain-containing protein has translation MILRARKALLSLMIPLAFAPTVAVADDDVPALLQFAERYQRQDAPAADAAATAVQPQEPQKSASRPVQPREAATQKRQLAQLQKTLREKDARLDQQQAAIQSLQQELTALRVASSLAAADKPAAAPDLSALSDFASSVRQALNLTPQERQAQAQIAAAQTALAQQKQQTEERDRRIASLEQRLATLSESSDNVPQQVWREKLTAAQTANDKARQRYEQDKKAAAAELEQQKAEAAKAQDTLQQQLALLQKEQEGQRQQGGQQEKSLKAALAQQKAEAAKTAGELQQQLATLQKERDSQRQQAEQQEKSLKAALAQQKAEAAKTAGELQQQLATLQKERDSQRQQAEQQEKSLKTALAQQKAEATKTTGELQQQLAQLQEKNQKQTEQAKTLEQRLAAAVAESAQVAQQRDNAAQQADKTATALAAAHQAQQALQEELNGLKARAKWLPDALTLKKKPEQQSYAAGVALGRDIQTMLAERKNWGIIPDKTVLLAGVIDTFNGHYQLSDAQLASALAESEKAVNDARSQAAKTQTSKGEAFVAEFKKKKGTQKSPAGFWYRIDYAGDEAIAENARVDIVVKESLTDGSVIQDMDRSGKVMSQPLSAYPPLFREAIGHLKNHGSLTMVVPPELAYGETGYAPQIPPNATMVYELRIVDVGNG, from the coding sequence ATGATCCTGCGTGCGAGAAAGGCATTGCTGAGCCTGATGATACCCTTGGCGTTTGCGCCAACGGTTGCTGTGGCAGATGACGATGTGCCTGCGCTGTTGCAATTTGCCGAGCGCTACCAGCGGCAGGATGCCCCGGCGGCGGACGCCGCTGCAACGGCCGTCCAGCCCCAGGAACCCCAAAAATCGGCGAGCCGGCCGGTTCAACCCCGCGAGGCGGCCACTCAGAAGAGGCAACTGGCGCAGTTGCAAAAGACGCTGCGCGAGAAAGATGCGCGATTGGATCAACAGCAAGCCGCTATTCAATCATTGCAGCAGGAACTGACCGCGTTGCGCGTCGCGTCCTCCCTGGCGGCTGCCGATAAGCCGGCAGCGGCACCCGATCTGAGCGCGTTGAGCGACTTTGCCAGCAGCGTGCGGCAGGCGTTGAACCTGACGCCGCAGGAGCGGCAGGCTCAGGCGCAAATAGCCGCGGCGCAAACGGCGCTAGCGCAGCAAAAGCAACAAACCGAGGAGCGAGATCGACGCATCGCATCGCTGGAACAACGGTTGGCGACGTTGTCTGAATCGTCTGATAACGTTCCGCAGCAGGTCTGGCGGGAAAAACTGACGGCGGCGCAAACCGCCAATGATAAAGCGCGCCAGCGTTATGAGCAGGACAAAAAAGCGGCCGCCGCTGAACTGGAACAACAGAAGGCCGAGGCCGCCAAGGCGCAGGATACGCTCCAGCAGCAGCTGGCGTTGCTGCAAAAAGAGCAGGAGGGCCAACGACAGCAGGGCGGGCAGCAAGAGAAAAGCCTGAAGGCGGCGTTGGCGCAGCAAAAGGCCGAGGCTGCCAAGACGGCGGGCGAACTGCAGCAGCAGTTGGCAACGCTGCAGAAAGAGCGGGACAGCCAGCGCCAGCAGGCCGAGCAGCAAGAGAAAAGCCTGAAGGCGGCGTTGGCGCAGCAAAAGGCCGAGGCTGCCAAGACGGCGGGCGAACTGCAGCAGCAGCTGGCAACGCTGCAGAAAGAGCGGGACAGCCAGCGCCAGCAGGCCGAGCAGCAAGAGAAAAGCCTGAAGACGGCGTTGGCGCAGCAAAAGGCCGAGGCCACCAAGACGACGGGCGAGCTGCAACAGCAGCTGGCGCAGCTGCAGGAAAAAAACCAAAAGCAAACCGAGCAGGCTAAGACGCTGGAACAACGTTTGGCGGCAGCAGTAGCAGAAAGCGCGCAGGTAGCGCAGCAGCGGGATAACGCGGCGCAACAGGCGGATAAAACGGCGACGGCGCTGGCAGCCGCCCATCAGGCGCAGCAAGCCTTGCAGGAGGAGCTAAACGGCCTGAAAGCGCGGGCCAAATGGCTGCCGGATGCACTGACGCTCAAGAAAAAACCGGAGCAACAGAGCTATGCCGCCGGTGTCGCCCTGGGGCGCGACATTCAAACGATGCTGGCGGAGCGTAAAAATTGGGGCATCATTCCCGATAAAACCGTGCTGCTGGCCGGCGTAATTGATACCTTCAACGGCCATTACCAACTGAGCGATGCGCAGCTGGCCAGCGCATTGGCGGAGTCGGAAAAAGCGGTGAACGACGCCAGAAGCCAGGCGGCGAAGACGCAAACCAGCAAAGGCGAAGCGTTCGTCGCCGAGTTTAAAAAGAAGAAGGGCACGCAGAAGTCGCCAGCCGGCTTCTGGTATCGCATCGATTATGCCGGTGATGAAGCCATTGCGGAAAATGCGCGGGTGGACATCGTGGTGAAAGAGAGCTTGACCGACGGCAGCGTGATTCAGGATATGGATCGCAGTGGGAAGGTGATGTCACAGCCGCTCTCCGCCTATCCGCCGCTGTTTCGCGAGGCGATAGGCCATCTGAAAAATCACGGCTCGCTGACGATGGTGGTGCCGCCGGAGTTGGCGTACGGTGAAACGGGCTATGCGCCGCAGATCCCGCCGAACGCGACGATGGTCTATGAGCTGCGGATTGTCGATGTCGGCAACGGGTAA
- the cutC gene encoding copper homeostasis protein CutC: MIKLEVCCFSVDCALTAERAGADRIELCASQSEGGLTPSYGTLRLARERVSIPVHPIVRPRGGDFCYGAVDFAVIKQDICQIREMGFPGVVVGMLDEEGHIDLPRMGEVMKLCEGMAVTFHRAFDMCQNPMVALEQLTDLGVARILTSGQQQSAELGLPLLRDLRQASQGPVIMAGAGVRLSNLHKFVDIGLHELHSSSGHLVPSTMRYRKAGVTMCSDNEFDEFSHYCVDGEMVEAMKNALALVDPLAQSA, from the coding sequence ATGATAAAACTGGAAGTTTGTTGCTTTAGCGTCGACTGTGCGCTGACGGCCGAACGGGCGGGCGCCGATCGTATCGAGTTGTGCGCCAGCCAGAGCGAAGGGGGATTGACGCCGAGTTATGGCACGCTGCGTCTGGCGCGCGAGCGGGTTTCGATCCCGGTACATCCGATCGTACGCCCGCGCGGTGGCGATTTCTGCTACGGCGCGGTGGATTTCGCGGTGATCAAGCAGGATATTTGCCAGATCCGCGAGATGGGGTTCCCTGGCGTGGTGGTCGGTATGCTGGATGAAGAAGGGCACATCGATCTGCCGCGCATGGGCGAAGTGATGAAGCTCTGTGAGGGCATGGCGGTGACCTTCCATCGCGCGTTCGACATGTGTCAGAACCCGATGGTGGCGCTCGAGCAGCTGACCGACCTGGGCGTGGCGCGCATTCTGACCTCCGGCCAACAGCAGAGCGCCGAGCTGGGTCTGCCGCTGCTGCGCGATTTGCGCCAGGCCAGTCAGGGGCCGGTGATCATGGCGGGCGCTGGCGTGCGCCTCAGCAATCTGCACAAGTTTGTCGATATCGGCCTGCACGAATTGCACAGCTCCTCCGGCCATCTGGTGCCGTCGACCATGCGTTACCGCAAGGCGGGGGTCACCATGTGCTCCGACAACGAGTTTGACGAATTTAGCCATTATTGCGTGGATGGCGAAATGGTGGAGGCGATGAAAAACGCGCTGGCCTTGGTTGATCCCTTGGCGCAAAGCGCATAA
- a CDS encoding MalY/PatB family protein: protein MAFNFDQWVDRSHSDSVKWDKYRDRDIIPLWVADSDFTSPPAVIEALQRRIAHGVFGYTHPSHDLIEVFTRRMVERYGWHIKPEWIIFLPGLVCGLNLCVRACTEAHQSTLAPTPIYPPFRKAAKFAGRQHLSVPLAAVDQRWVLDFAAMRGRLSGNEKLLLLCNPQNPGGTVYRREELLQHHQFAREHDLIVCSDEIHCELLLEPGVRHIPFATLNEDAAQRSVTLMSPSKAFNLAGLGASMAIVPNDALRQKLKRARSGIVPEVNLLALVAAQAAYQYGQPWLDEQLIYLRANRDRLTERINAMPGSTLLPIEATYLAWIDCSALPVDNPHQFFERAGVGLSAGLDFGDRRFVRLNFGCRRALLDEALDRMARACATLFD, encoded by the coding sequence ATGGCATTCAATTTTGATCAATGGGTAGACCGCAGTCACAGTGACAGCGTTAAGTGGGATAAATATCGCGATCGCGACATCATTCCGCTCTGGGTCGCCGACAGCGATTTCACCTCACCGCCGGCGGTGATCGAAGCCTTGCAGCGCCGCATAGCGCACGGCGTGTTCGGTTACACCCATCCATCCCATGATCTTATTGAGGTTTTTACCCGCCGCATGGTAGAGCGCTACGGTTGGCACATCAAGCCTGAGTGGATCATTTTCCTGCCGGGCCTGGTGTGCGGCCTGAACCTGTGCGTGCGCGCCTGCACCGAAGCCCACCAGAGCACGCTGGCCCCTACCCCTATTTATCCGCCGTTTCGCAAAGCGGCCAAATTCGCCGGACGCCAACACCTCTCGGTGCCGCTGGCGGCAGTGGATCAACGTTGGGTGTTGGATTTTGCCGCGATGCGCGGACGGCTCAGCGGCAACGAAAAGCTCCTGCTGCTGTGCAACCCGCAAAATCCAGGCGGCACCGTTTATCGCCGAGAGGAGCTGTTGCAGCACCATCAGTTCGCGCGCGAGCACGATCTAATCGTCTGTTCGGACGAGATCCACTGCGAACTGCTGCTTGAACCCGGCGTGCGTCATATCCCTTTCGCCACCCTGAACGAAGACGCGGCCCAACGCAGCGTAACCCTGATGTCGCCATCAAAAGCGTTTAATCTCGCCGGGTTGGGCGCCTCGATGGCGATCGTCCCTAATGACGCGCTGCGACAAAAGCTGAAACGCGCGCGCAGCGGCATCGTGCCGGAGGTCAATCTGCTGGCGCTGGTCGCCGCCCAAGCGGCCTATCAATACGGGCAACCCTGGCTGGACGAGCAGTTGATTTATCTGCGCGCCAATCGCGATCGGCTGACCGAGCGCATCAACGCGATGCCGGGATCGACGTTGTTGCCGATCGAAGCCACCTATTTGGCCTGGATCGACTGCAGCGCGTTGCCGGTGGACAATCCGCATCAGTTCTTCGAGCGCGCGGGCGTTGGATTAAGCGCCGGTTTGGATTTCGGCGATCGGCGCTTTGTACGACTGAACTTCGGTTGCCGGCGGGCTCTGCTCGATGAAGCGCTCGATCGCATGGCGCGGGCCTGCGCCACGTTGTTCGACTAG
- a CDS encoding VOC family protein — protein sequence MTTPLQAIAELDDLTLDLPRFEQALQQFAARLRLDLSSFTADHISLRCHQNATAERWRQGLMQCGTLFSEAVINGRPICLFDLSQPLAVGPWHIDCVELPYPGEKRYPHEGWEHVELVLSGDPQTLHARALSYLADEALLAPGIKLKQSSPKGEGERLPNPTLAITDGTVTIKFHPYSIRDIVASEQG from the coding sequence ATGACCACTCCCTTGCAGGCCATTGCCGAGCTTGACGATCTGACGCTCGACCTACCGCGTTTCGAACAGGCGTTGCAACAATTTGCCGCCAGATTGCGGCTCGATCTGTCCTCGTTTACCGCCGATCACATTTCCCTGCGTTGCCACCAAAATGCCACTGCCGAACGCTGGCGTCAGGGATTGATGCAGTGCGGAACACTGTTTTCCGAGGCGGTGATCAACGGGCGGCCTATCTGTCTGTTCGATTTGTCGCAGCCGCTGGCCGTGGGACCGTGGCATATAGACTGTGTCGAGCTGCCGTATCCCGGAGAGAAACGCTATCCGCATGAAGGCTGGGAACATGTCGAGTTGGTCCTGAGCGGCGATCCGCAGACGTTGCACGCCCGCGCGTTGAGCTATCTCGCTGACGAAGCGTTGCTGGCACCGGGGATCAAACTGAAGCAAAGCTCGCCAAAAGGCGAGGGCGAGAGATTGCCTAACCCGACGCTGGCCATCACCGATGGAACGGTCACGATCAAGTTTCATCCTTACTCCATTCGGGACATTGTCGCCAGCGAGCAAGGCTAG
- the argS gene encoding arginine--tRNA ligase encodes MNIQVLLSDKVSQALIAAGAPADCEAQVRPSAKAQFGDYQANGVMSVAKKLGMPPRQLAEKVVQLLDLGDIAGKVEIAGPGFINIFLNSEWVARQADLVLSAPKLGIAPVEPQTIVIDYSAPNVAKEMHVGHLRSTIIGDAAARTQEFLGHKVIRANHVGDWGTQFGMLIAYLEKMQNENASDMGLSDLEQFYREAKKHYDEDAEFAERARAYVVKLQGGDQYCLKMWRKLVDITMAQNQLTYNRLNVTLTEDDVMGESLYNAMLPGIVADLKAKGLAVESEGATVVFLNEYQNKDGDPMGVIIQKKDGGYLYTTTDIACAKYRYETLGANRVLYYIDSRQHQHLMQAWTIVRKAGYVPESVSLEHHMFGMMLGKDGKPFKTRSGGTVKLSDLLDEAIERAEQLIAGKNPDMPEDEMKNVARVVGIGAVKYADLSKSRTTDYVFDWDNMLAFEGNTAPYMQYAYTRVASVFKRAGIDETSLTLPLTLTEEREIALATRLLQFDEVLTTVAREGTPHVMCSYLYDLAGLFSSFYEHCQILNADSEEARQSRLKLALLTSKTLKTGLDTLGIETVERM; translated from the coding sequence GTGAATATTCAGGTTCTTCTTTCAGATAAAGTCAGCCAGGCGCTGATCGCCGCTGGCGCCCCAGCCGATTGCGAAGCGCAGGTCCGCCCATCCGCCAAGGCTCAGTTTGGTGATTACCAGGCCAACGGCGTGATGTCCGTCGCCAAAAAGCTCGGCATGCCTCCTCGCCAGCTGGCGGAAAAAGTGGTGCAACTGCTGGATCTCGGCGACATCGCCGGCAAAGTGGAGATCGCCGGCCCCGGCTTTATCAATATTTTCCTGAACAGCGAGTGGGTCGCCCGTCAGGCGGACCTGGTGCTGAGCGCGCCGAAACTGGGCATCGCGCCGGTTGAGCCGCAAACCATCGTTATCGACTATTCCGCGCCGAACGTGGCGAAAGAGATGCACGTCGGCCACCTGCGTTCCACCATCATCGGCGACGCCGCGGCGCGCACCCAAGAGTTTCTGGGCCATAAGGTGATCCGCGCCAACCACGTCGGCGACTGGGGCACTCAATTCGGCATGCTGATTGCCTACCTGGAAAAAATGCAGAATGAAAACGCCAGCGATATGGGACTGTCCGATCTGGAACAGTTCTATCGCGAAGCCAAGAAGCATTACGACGAAGACGCCGAGTTCGCCGAGCGCGCGCGCGCGTACGTCGTGAAGCTGCAGGGCGGCGATCAGTACTGCCTGAAAATGTGGCGCAAGCTGGTCGACATCACCATGGCGCAAAACCAGCTGACCTATAACCGCCTGAACGTCACGCTGACCGAAGACGACGTGATGGGCGAAAGCCTGTACAACGCGATGCTGCCGGGCATCGTCGCCGATCTGAAAGCCAAGGGGCTGGCGGTGGAAAGCGAAGGCGCCACCGTGGTGTTCCTTAACGAATACCAGAACAAGGACGGCGACCCGATGGGCGTCATCATCCAGAAAAAGGATGGCGGCTACCTCTACACCACCACCGACATCGCCTGCGCCAAGTATCGCTACGAAACGCTGGGCGCCAACCGCGTCCTGTATTACATCGACTCCCGTCAGCATCAGCACCTGATGCAGGCCTGGACCATCGTGCGCAAAGCCGGTTACGTGCCGGAGTCCGTCTCGCTGGAACACCACATGTTCGGCATGATGCTGGGCAAAGACGGCAAGCCGTTCAAGACCCGCTCGGGCGGTACGGTGAAGCTCTCCGATCTGCTGGATGAGGCCATCGAGCGCGCCGAACAGCTGATCGCCGGCAAAAACCCGGATATGCCGGAAGACGAAATGAAAAACGTCGCTCGCGTGGTCGGCATCGGCGCGGTGAAATACGCAGACCTGTCGAAAAGCCGCACCACCGACTATGTCTTCGACTGGGATAACATGCTGGCCTTCGAAGGCAATACCGCACCTTATATGCAGTACGCCTATACCCGTGTGGCATCGGTATTCAAACGCGCCGGCATCGACGAAACCAGCCTGACGCTGCCGCTGACGCTGACCGAAGAGCGTGAAATTGCGCTGGCCACCCGCCTGCTGCAGTTCGATGAGGTACTCACCACCGTCGCGCGTGAAGGTACGCCGCACGTCATGTGTAGCTACCTGTACGATCTGGCCGGCCTGTTCTCCAGCTTCTACGAGCACTGCCAGATCCTGAACGCCGACAGCGAAGAAGCGCGTCAGAGCCGCCTGAAGCTGGCGCTGCTGACCTCGAAAACGCTGAAAACCGGTCTGGATACGCTGGGTATCGAAACCGTCGAGCGCATGTAA
- the murJ gene encoding murein biosynthesis integral membrane protein MurJ: MNLLKSLAAVSSMTMFSRVLGFARDAIVARVFGAGMATDAFFVAFKLPNLLRRIFAEGAFSQAFVPILAEYKSQQGEEATRTFIAYVSGLLTLVLAVVTVLGMLAAPWVIYLTAPGFTDTPDKFALTSALLRITFPYILLISLASLVGAILNTWNRFSIPAFAPTLLNVSMIGFALFAAPYFNPPVLALAWAVVVGGVLQLGYQLPHLRKIGMLVLPRLKLGDAGVWRVMRQMGPAILGVSVSQISLIINTIFASFLVSGSVSWMYYADRLMEFPSGVLGVALGTILLPSLAKSFSSGNHDEYSRLMDWGLRLCFLLALPSAIALGILAKPLTVSLFQYGKFSAFDAAMTQRALVAYSVGLMGLIVVKVLAPGFYSRQDIKTPVKIAIITLIMTQVMNLAFIGPLKHAGLALSIGLAACLNASLLYWQLRKQKIFQPQPGWALFLTKLVIAVLVMSAVLIGAMWLMPAWDQGNMLERLLRLAAVVVAGVMAYFGVLAGLGFRPRDFARRVA; this comes from the coding sequence ATGAACCTACTCAAATCCTTGGCTGCCGTCAGCTCGATGACGATGTTTTCGCGGGTGTTGGGCTTTGCCCGCGATGCGATCGTCGCGCGCGTGTTCGGGGCCGGTATGGCAACGGACGCCTTTTTCGTGGCGTTCAAACTTCCCAACCTGTTGCGCCGTATCTTCGCCGAAGGAGCGTTTTCGCAAGCCTTCGTGCCGATCCTGGCCGAATATAAAAGCCAGCAGGGTGAAGAGGCGACGCGCACGTTTATTGCCTACGTCTCCGGGCTGCTGACGCTGGTGCTGGCAGTAGTGACGGTGCTGGGGATGCTGGCCGCGCCCTGGGTTATCTATCTCACCGCGCCGGGCTTTACCGATACGCCCGACAAGTTTGCGCTGACGTCGGCGCTGCTGCGCATCACGTTCCCCTATATTCTGTTGATTTCGCTGGCATCGCTGGTGGGGGCCATCCTCAATACCTGGAACCGCTTCTCGATCCCGGCCTTTGCGCCAACGTTGCTGAACGTCAGCATGATTGGTTTTGCGCTGTTTGCCGCCCCCTACTTTAACCCGCCGGTGCTGGCGTTGGCCTGGGCGGTAGTGGTCGGCGGCGTGCTGCAGCTGGGCTACCAGCTGCCGCACTTGCGCAAGATCGGCATGCTGGTGCTGCCGCGACTCAAGCTGGGCGATGCCGGTGTCTGGCGCGTGATGCGTCAGATGGGGCCGGCGATCCTCGGGGTGTCGGTCAGCCAAATCTCGCTGATCATCAACACCATTTTCGCTTCGTTTCTGGTGTCCGGTTCGGTGTCCTGGATGTATTACGCCGACCGCCTGATGGAGTTTCCTTCCGGCGTGCTGGGCGTGGCGCTGGGCACTATCCTGCTGCCGTCGCTGGCCAAAAGCTTCTCGAGCGGCAACCACGACGAGTATTCGCGTCTGATGGATTGGGGGCTGCGTCTGTGCTTCCTGCTGGCGTTGCCGAGCGCCATCGCGCTGGGTATTTTGGCCAAGCCGTTGACCGTCTCGCTGTTCCAGTACGGCAAGTTCAGCGCCTTTGACGCGGCGATGACGCAACGCGCGCTGGTGGCCTACTCGGTAGGGCTGATGGGGCTGATCGTGGTGAAAGTTCTGGCACCGGGCTTTTATTCGCGTCAGGACATCAAAACGCCGGTCAAAATCGCCATCATTACGCTGATCATGACACAGGTAATGAACCTGGCATTTATCGGCCCGCTGAAACATGCCGGTTTGGCGCTGTCGATCGGTTTGGCGGCCTGTCTGAACGCTTCGCTGCTGTATTGGCAATTGCGCAAGCAAAAGATCTTCCAGCCGCAGCCGGGCTGGGCGCTGTTCCTCACCAAGCTGGTGATCGCGGTGCTGGTGATGTCGGCGGTGTTGATTGGCGCGATGTGGCTGATGCCGGCCTGGGATCAGGGCAATATGCTGGAGCGTTTGCTGCGCCTGGCTGCGGTGGTGGTGGCCGGTGTGATGGCCTATTTCGGCGTGCTGGCCGGGTTGGGCTTCCGCCCGCGTGATTTCGCGCGCCGGGTCGCCTGA
- a CDS encoding Gfo/Idh/MocA family protein produces the protein MTKLRVGVVGLGGIAQKAYLPILGQAADWTLVGGFSPNQQKAQPICDSYRMACFPRLDSLAEQCDAIFVHSSTASHFSVIGELLNRGVHVYVDKPLAETLEQGEQLLELAERRGKTLMVGFNRRFAPLYQQLKQQMNQPASIRMDKHRADSVGPQDLRFTLLDDYLHVVDTALWLAGGREQLLSGSLRVNAAGEMLYAEHHFACGDTQVTTSMHRRGGSQRESVQAVTDGALYQLTDMRHWLREDAQGELEQPVPGWQSTLVQRGFDGAVRHFLHAVANQSAPETGGEQALVAQRMVERLLRDNSM, from the coding sequence ATGACTAAATTGCGCGTGGGTGTAGTGGGATTGGGCGGCATCGCGCAGAAAGCGTATCTGCCGATCCTTGGGCAGGCGGCGGACTGGACGCTGGTGGGCGGCTTTTCCCCCAATCAACAAAAGGCGCAGCCGATATGCGACAGCTATCGCATGGCCTGCTTCCCTCGTCTGGACAGCCTGGCCGAACAGTGCGATGCGATCTTTGTCCACAGCAGCACCGCCAGCCATTTCTCGGTGATTGGCGAGCTGCTCAATCGTGGCGTGCATGTTTACGTCGATAAGCCGTTGGCGGAAACGCTGGAGCAGGGCGAGCAGTTGCTCGAGCTGGCCGAGCGGCGGGGCAAAACGCTGATGGTGGGATTCAACCGCCGTTTCGCGCCGCTTTATCAGCAGCTCAAGCAGCAAATGAACCAGCCGGCTTCCATTCGCATGGACAAACACCGGGCGGACAGCGTCGGCCCTCAAGACCTGCGTTTTACCCTGTTGGATGATTACCTGCACGTGGTGGATACCGCTCTGTGGCTGGCGGGGGGGCGCGAGCAACTGCTGAGCGGCAGCTTGCGGGTTAACGCCGCAGGCGAAATGCTGTATGCCGAACACCACTTCGCCTGCGGAGACACGCAGGTGACGACCAGCATGCATCGCCGCGGCGGCAGCCAGCGCGAAAGCGTGCAGGCTGTGACCGACGGCGCGCTGTACCAGTTGACCGATATGCGTCACTGGCTGCGTGAAGATGCGCAGGGCGAGCTGGAGCAGCCGGTGCCGGGATGGCAAAGCACGCTGGTGCAACGCGGCTTCGACGGGGCGGTGCGGCATTTTCTCCATGCCGTTGCCAATCAGAGCGCGCCGGAAACCGGCGGCGAACAGGCGCTGGTGGCTCAGCGGATGGTCGAGCGCTTGCTGCGGGATAACTCTATGTAA
- a CDS encoding YceH family protein — translation MKYELSAKEARVIGCLLEKQVTTPDQYPLSLNAITLACNQKTNREPVMDLSESEVQQLLDLLLRKHFLRTLSGFGNRVVKYEQRFCNSEFGQLKLSPAELAVIATLLLRGAQTPGELRTRTNRMHEFSDVSEVEQVLQQLATREDGPFVVRLAREPGKRESRFMHLFSGQVDEAPLALEPETDDELSARISALETEVAELKRQMQQLLARETND, via the coding sequence ATGAAATATGAATTGAGCGCCAAAGAGGCCCGGGTTATCGGCTGCCTGTTGGAAAAACAGGTCACGACCCCGGACCAATACCCGCTTTCGCTTAACGCCATTACCCTGGCCTGTAACCAAAAGACCAACCGCGAACCGGTGATGGACCTGAGCGAAAGCGAGGTGCAGCAACTGCTCGATTTGTTGCTGCGTAAACATTTCCTGCGTACCCTCAGCGGGTTCGGCAATCGGGTGGTGAAGTACGAGCAGCGGTTTTGCAATTCCGAATTCGGCCAGTTGAAACTCTCACCCGCCGAGCTGGCGGTGATCGCCACCTTGCTGCTGCGCGGCGCGCAAACGCCGGGCGAGCTGCGCACCCGTACCAATCGGATGCATGAGTTCAGCGATGTCAGCGAGGTTGAACAGGTGCTGCAGCAGCTGGCCACCCGCGAAGATGGTCCGTTTGTGGTGCGCCTGGCGCGTGAGCCCGGCAAGCGCGAAAGTCGCTTCATGCATCTGTTCAGCGGTCAGGTTGATGAGGCGCCGCTGGCGCTCGAGCCGGAGACCGACGACGAATTGAGCGCCAGGATCAGCGCGCTGGAAACTGAAGTGGCGGAGTTGAAACGGCAAATGCAGCAACTGTTGGCGAGAGAGACGAATGACTAA